The following are encoded together in the Gasterosteus aculeatus chromosome 7, fGasAcu3.hap1.1, whole genome shotgun sequence genome:
- the LOC120821276 gene encoding uncharacterized protein LOC120821276 isoform X11 yields the protein MGRALFGALGLFLLNILLYCGHAQDALLHIEPNWSPLFTGEEVTFICDLKEVNNADWVYSFNLNDHWTNYRPGNTYTSPSLTTGHSGEYQCAASQKIRPNVIRESNKVSLSVSEKPKAQLSKDSVGGRVTLTCSVGSSSSSSSPSSSSGWKYFWYRDETTSKPLKPGDDVLLQSGSFSPSGGGVYWCRGGRGDPVYYTEYSHPVVTNRAVVKPNWPEIYSGETITLTCGIEEGGGSEWEYEWRTPDYYTPPNPRGSVMTSSVRGDYSCKGRLKDGASTTEWSDAFTVKTSAEKPKAKLRKYSPVWGRVTLTCSVGSSSPSSSSPSSSSSSGWKYFWYKDEKTSEPLKPGAYVLLQSGSISPSGGGVYWCRGGRGDPVYYTEYSHPVDVPQPVLTVSPSWTSPGDSVTLTCSVEPPSAGWRFFWYQAVPELSPNYTYELLAGSTTGTEQDSYILHGQTHTAGYVCRAGRGDPVFYTLYSDVKFVWSGGVNPAASLTVSPHRLQHFSTESLSLSCEGNSAEWRVMKADESGFMSSCSYWGQMTGSTCNTDTRASSGVYWCESATQSSNAANITTHSGDVILVSSVHPVTEGHSVTLGCMLRTKELLDKVDFYKNDKLLPNGVGGELLISAVTKSDEGFYKCRGRNSPPGLETLTSAESWLSVEHPEEAASSSVFLLLLVVGLVSGVLLIILLLLILCCYRKSKASSLSRSQRTNQSPATDHMINQGETPGGHYASALHGDSCLYETIGGSEETEQDESSLTYSMIELKHFKKKEKHDEPDESPVYSDVRTTSAAGTVNASRASCCLTDVTYAQVHPPTKKKRNEGKSRCAAAEEAVYSEVKPGTSRDQ from the exons ATGGGACGCGCTTTGTTTGGTGCGTTGGGGCTTTTCT tGCTGAATATTCTCCTCTACTGTGGACACGCTCAAG atgctttgctgcatattgAGCCAAACTGGTCTCCTTTATTTACTGGAGAGGAAGTTACCTTCATATGTGACTTAAAGGAAGTAAACAACGCTGACTGGGTTTACTCATTCAATCTGAATGATCATTGGACCAACTACAGACCAGGAAATACATATACATCACCATCTCTAACTACAGGACATAGTGGTGAATATCAGTGTGCTGCTTCTCAGAAGATCCGTCCCAACGTTATAAGAGAAAGTAATAAAGTCTCTCTAAGTGTATCAG aaaaaccaAAGGCCCAACTGAGCAAAGACTCTGTAGGGGGACGTGTGACCCTGACCTGCTCTGTGgggtcttcatcatcatcatcatcaccatcatcatcatctggatGGAAGTACTTCTGGTACAGAGACGAGACAACGTCTAAACCTCTGAAACCAGGAgatgatgttctcctccagagtggaagcttctctccctctggtggaggaGTCTActggtgcagaggaggaagaggagacccaGTTTACTACACAGAGTACAGCCATCCAGTCG tCACAAACAGAGCTGTTGTGAAGCCCAACTGGCCTGAGATTTACTCTGGAGAGACGATCACTCTCACATGTGGaatagaggagggaggaggctctGAGTGGGAGTATGAATGGAGAACACCCGACTATTACACACCTCCAAACCCAAGAGGCTccgtgatgacatcatcagtcaGAGGAGACTACAGCTGTAAGGGCAGACTGAAAGATGGAGCCTCTACAACAGAATGGAGTGATGCTTTCACAGTAAAAACATCAG CAGAAAAACCAAAGGCCAAACTGAGAAAATACTCTCCTGTATGGGGACGTGTGACCCTGACCTGCTCTGTGGGgtcttcatcaccatcatcatcatcaccatcatcatcgtcatcatctgGATGGAAGTACTTCTGGTACAAAGACGAGAAAACCTCTGAACCTCTGAAACCAGGAGCTTATGTTCTCCTCCAGAGTGGAAGCatctctccctctggtggaggaGTCTActggtgcagaggaggaagaggagacccaGTTTACTACACAGAGTACAGCCATCCAGTCG atgtccctcagcctgtcctcacagtgtctccatcatggacgagtcctggagactcagtgactctgacctgcagtgttgaacctccgtctgcaggatggaggttcttctggtatcAGGCTGTTCCAGAACTGTCACCCAACTACACCTATGAGCTTCTAGCTGGTAGcaccactgggactgaacaggattcctacattcttcatggacagacacacacagcaggatatgtgtgcagagctggaagaggagatcctgtgtttTACACTCTGTACAGTGAtgtgaagtttgtctggtctggag gtgtgaatccagcagcgtctctcacagtgagtcctcacagactgcagcacttcagcacagagtcactgtcactgagctgtgagggaaactctgctGAGTGGAGAGTGATGAAGGCTGATGAATCTGGCTTCATGTCATCCTGTTCTTACTGGGGACaaatgactggatccacatgcaacaccgacactagagcgagtagtggagtgtactggtgtgagtctgCAACACAGtccagcaatgcagccaacatcactacacaca gtggtgatgtcatcctgGTGAGTTCTGTCCATCCTGTGACTGAGGGACATTCGGTCACTCTTGGCTGCATGTTGAGGACAAAAGAACTTCTTGATAAAGTGGATttctataaaaatgacaaactccTCCCAAATGGTGTCGGAGGGGAGCTGCTTATCTCTGCAGTTACTAAGTCAGATGAAGGCTTTTATAAATGTAGAGGAAGGAATTCACCTCCAGGTTTGGAGACTTTGACCTCAGCAGAGAGCTGGTTGTCAGTGGAAC atcctgaagaagcagcatcaagctctgTGTTTCTCCTGCTGTTGGTGGTTGGTCTGGTTTCTGGAGTTTTACTGattattctcctgctgctgatTCTGTGTTGCTACAGAAAGTCAAAAG cttcaagcctcagcag GTCtcagaggaccaatcagagcccagCTACAGACCACATGATCAACCAGGGTGAAACTCCAGGCGGACATTACGCTTCTGCTCTTCATG GTGATTCTTGTCTCTATGAAACAATCGGAGGCTCTGAAGAAACTGAACAAG ATGAATCCAGCCTCACATATTCTATGATTGAGctcaaacactttaaaaagaagG AGAAGCACGATGAACCAGACGAGAGCCCCGTTTACTCGGATGTGAGGACGACATCAGCTGCAGGTACAGTCAACGCCAGCAGAGCTTCCTGCTGTTTAACAG ACGTGACGTATGCCCAGGTTCACCCCCCCACTAAGAAGAAGAGGAATGAAG GAAAATCcagatgtgcagcagcagaggaagctGTTTATTCTGAAGTCAAACCAGGAACATCTCGAG ATCAATAA
- the LOC120821276 gene encoding uncharacterized protein LOC120821276 isoform X7, whose protein sequence is MGRALFGALGLFLLNILLYCGHAQDALLHIEPNWSPLFTGEEVTFICDLKEVNNADWVYSFNLNDHWTNYRPGNTYTSPSLTTGHSGEYQCAASQKIRPNVIRESNKVSLSVSEKPKAQLSKDSVGGRVTLTCSVGSSSSSSSPSSSSGWKYFWYRDETTSKPLKPGDDVLLQSGSFSPSGGGVYWCRGGRGDPVYYTEYSHPVVTNRAVVKPNWPEIYSGETITLTCGIEEGGGSEWEYEWRTPDYYTPPNPRGSVMTSSVRGDYSCKGRLKDGASTTEWSDAFTVKTSAEKPKAKLRKYSPVWGRVTLTCSVGSSSPSSSSPSSSSSSGWKYFWYKDEKTSEPLKPGAYVLLQSGSISPSGGGVYWCRGGRGDPVYYTEYSHPVATNRAVVKPNWPEIYSGETITLTCGIEEGGGSEWEYEWRTPDYYTPPNTRGSMRTSSVTGDYSCKGRLKDGASTTEWSNAFTVKISEKPKAKLRKYSPVWGRVTLTCSVGSSSPSSSSPSSSSSSGWKYFWYKDKKTSEPLKTGDDVLLQSGSFSPSGGGVYWCRGGRGAPVYYTEYSHPVDVPQPVLTVSPSWTSPGDSVTLTCSVEPPSAGWRFFWYQAVPELSPNYTYELLAGSTTGTEQDSYILHGQTHTAGYVCRAGRGDPVFYTLYSDVKFVWSGGVNPAASLTVSPHRLQHFSTESLSLSCEGNSAEWRVMKADESGFMSSCSYWGQMTGSTCNTDTRASSGVYWCESATQSSNAANITTHSGDVILVSSVHPVTEGHSVTLGCMLRTKELLDKVDFYKNDKLLPNGVGGELLISAVTKSDEGFYKCRGRNSPPGLETLTSAESWLSVEHPEEAASSSVFLLLLVVGLVSGVLLIILLLLILCCYRKSKASSLSRSQRTNQSPATDHMINQGETPGGHYASALHGDSCLYETIGGSEETEQDESSLTYSMIELKHFKKKEKHDEPDESPVYSDVRTTSAAGTVNASRASCCLTDVTYAQVHPPTKKKRNEGKSRCAAAEEAVYSEVKPGTSRDQ, encoded by the exons ATGGGACGCGCTTTGTTTGGTGCGTTGGGGCTTTTCT tGCTGAATATTCTCCTCTACTGTGGACACGCTCAAG atgctttgctgcatattgAGCCAAACTGGTCTCCTTTATTTACTGGAGAGGAAGTTACCTTCATATGTGACTTAAAGGAAGTAAACAACGCTGACTGGGTTTACTCATTCAATCTGAATGATCATTGGACCAACTACAGACCAGGAAATACATATACATCACCATCTCTAACTACAGGACATAGTGGTGAATATCAGTGTGCTGCTTCTCAGAAGATCCGTCCCAACGTTATAAGAGAAAGTAATAAAGTCTCTCTAAGTGTATCAG aaaaaccaAAGGCCCAACTGAGCAAAGACTCTGTAGGGGGACGTGTGACCCTGACCTGCTCTGTGgggtcttcatcatcatcatcatcaccatcatcatcatctggatGGAAGTACTTCTGGTACAGAGACGAGACAACGTCTAAACCTCTGAAACCAGGAgatgatgttctcctccagagtggaagcttctctccctctggtggaggaGTCTActggtgcagaggaggaagaggagacccaGTTTACTACACAGAGTACAGCCATCCAGTCG tCACAAACAGAGCTGTTGTGAAGCCCAACTGGCCTGAGATTTACTCTGGAGAGACGATCACTCTCACATGTGGaatagaggagggaggaggctctGAGTGGGAGTATGAATGGAGAACACCCGACTATTACACACCTCCAAACCCAAGAGGCTccgtgatgacatcatcagtcaGAGGAGACTACAGCTGTAAGGGCAGACTGAAAGATGGAGCCTCTACAACAGAATGGAGTGATGCTTTCACAGTAAAAACATCAG CAGAAAAACCAAAGGCCAAACTGAGAAAATACTCTCCTGTATGGGGACGTGTGACCCTGACCTGCTCTGTGGGgtcttcatcaccatcatcatcatcaccatcatcatcgtcatcatctgGATGGAAGTACTTCTGGTACAAAGACGAGAAAACCTCTGAACCTCTGAAACCAGGAGCTTATGTTCTCCTCCAGAGTGGAAGCatctctccctctggtggaggaGTCTActggtgcagaggaggaagaggagacccaGTTTACTACACAGAGTACAGCCATCCAGTCG cCACAAACAGAGCTGTTGTGAAGCCCAACTGGCCTGAGATTTACTCTGGAGAGACGATCACTCTCACATGTGGaatagaggagggaggaggctctGAGTGGGAGTATGAATGGAGAACACCCGACTATTACACACCTCCAAACACAAGAGGCTCCATGAGGACATCATCAGTCACAGGAGACTACAGCTGTAAGGGCAGACTGAAAGATGGAGCCTCTACAACAGAATGGAGTAATGCTTTCACAGTAAAAATATCAG AAAAACCAAAGGCCAAACTGAGAAAATACTCTCCTGTATGGGGACGTGTGACCCTGACCTGCTCTGTGGGgtcttcatcaccatcatcatcatcaccatcatcatcgtcatcatctgGATGGAAGTACTTCTGGTACAAAGACAAGAAAACCTCTGAACCTCTGAAAACAGGAgatgatgttctcctccagagtggaagcttctctccctctggtggaggaGTCTActggtgcagaggaggaagaggagccccAGTTTACTACACAGAGTACAGCCATCCAGTCG atgtccctcagcctgtcctcacagtgtctccatcatggacgagtcctggagactcagtgactctgacctgcagtgttgaacctccgtctgcaggatggaggttcttctggtatcAGGCTGTTCCAGAACTGTCACCCAACTACACCTATGAGCTTCTAGCTGGTAGcaccactgggactgaacaggattcctacattcttcatggacagacacacacagcaggatatgtgtgcagagctggaagaggagatcctgtgtttTACACTCTGTACAGTGAtgtgaagtttgtctggtctggag gtgtgaatccagcagcgtctctcacagtgagtcctcacagactgcagcacttcagcacagagtcactgtcactgagctgtgagggaaactctgctGAGTGGAGAGTGATGAAGGCTGATGAATCTGGCTTCATGTCATCCTGTTCTTACTGGGGACaaatgactggatccacatgcaacaccgacactagagcgagtagtggagtgtactggtgtgagtctgCAACACAGtccagcaatgcagccaacatcactacacaca gtggtgatgtcatcctgGTGAGTTCTGTCCATCCTGTGACTGAGGGACATTCGGTCACTCTTGGCTGCATGTTGAGGACAAAAGAACTTCTTGATAAAGTGGATttctataaaaatgacaaactccTCCCAAATGGTGTCGGAGGGGAGCTGCTTATCTCTGCAGTTACTAAGTCAGATGAAGGCTTTTATAAATGTAGAGGAAGGAATTCACCTCCAGGTTTGGAGACTTTGACCTCAGCAGAGAGCTGGTTGTCAGTGGAAC atcctgaagaagcagcatcaagctctgTGTTTCTCCTGCTGTTGGTGGTTGGTCTGGTTTCTGGAGTTTTACTGattattctcctgctgctgatTCTGTGTTGCTACAGAAAGTCAAAAG cttcaagcctcagcag GTCtcagaggaccaatcagagcccagCTACAGACCACATGATCAACCAGGGTGAAACTCCAGGCGGACATTACGCTTCTGCTCTTCATG GTGATTCTTGTCTCTATGAAACAATCGGAGGCTCTGAAGAAACTGAACAAG ATGAATCCAGCCTCACATATTCTATGATTGAGctcaaacactttaaaaagaagG AGAAGCACGATGAACCAGACGAGAGCCCCGTTTACTCGGATGTGAGGACGACATCAGCTGCAGGTACAGTCAACGCCAGCAGAGCTTCCTGCTGTTTAACAG ACGTGACGTATGCCCAGGTTCACCCCCCCACTAAGAAGAAGAGGAATGAAG GAAAATCcagatgtgcagcagcagaggaagctGTTTATTCTGAAGTCAAACCAGGAACATCTCGAG ATCAATAA
- the LOC120821276 gene encoding uncharacterized protein LOC120821276 isoform X10: MGRALFGALGLFLLNILLYCGHAQDALLHIEPNWSPLFTGEEVTFICDLKEVNNADWVYSFNLNDHWTNYRPGNTYTSPSLTTGHSGEYQCAASQKIRPNVIRESNKVSLSVSEKPKAQLSKDSVGGRVTLTCSVGSSSSSSSPSSSSGWKYFWYRDETTSKPLKPGDDVLLQSGSFSPSGGGVYWCRGGRGDPVYYTEYSHPVVTNRAVVKPNWPEIYSGETITLTCGIEEGGGSEWEYEWRTPDYYTPPNPRGSVMTSSVRGDYSCKGRLKDGASTTEWSDAFTVKTSAEKPKAKLRKYSPVWGRVTLTCSVGSSSPSSSSPSSSSSSGWKYFWYKDEKTSEPLKPGAYVLLQSGSISPSGGGVYWCRGGRGDPVYYTEYSHPVVTNRAVVTLQHDLPEIYSGETITLTCGIKEGGGSEWEYEWRTPDYYTPQHPKGSVITYAQTGDYSCKGRLKDGGSTTEWSDAFTVKTSDVPQPVLTVSPSWTSPGDSVTLTCSVEPPSAGWRFFWYQAVPELSPNYTYELLAGSTTGTEQDSYILHGQTHTAGYVCRAGRGDPVFYTLYSDVKFVWSGGVNPAASLTVSPHRLQHFSTESLSLSCEGNSAEWRVMKADESGFMSSCSYWGQMTGSTCNTDTRASSGVYWCESATQSSNAANITTHSGDVILVSSVHPVTEGHSVTLGCMLRTKELLDKVDFYKNDKLLPNGVGGELLISAVTKSDEGFYKCRGRNSPPGLETLTSAESWLSVEHPEEAASSSVFLLLLVVGLVSGVLLIILLLLILCCYRKSKASSLSRSQRTNQSPATDHMINQGETPGGHYASALHGDSCLYETIGGSEETEQDESSLTYSMIELKHFKKKEKHDEPDESPVYSDVRTTSAAGTVNASRASCCLTDVTYAQVHPPTKKKRNEGKSRCAAAEEAVYSEVKPGTSRDQ; encoded by the exons ATGGGACGCGCTTTGTTTGGTGCGTTGGGGCTTTTCT tGCTGAATATTCTCCTCTACTGTGGACACGCTCAAG atgctttgctgcatattgAGCCAAACTGGTCTCCTTTATTTACTGGAGAGGAAGTTACCTTCATATGTGACTTAAAGGAAGTAAACAACGCTGACTGGGTTTACTCATTCAATCTGAATGATCATTGGACCAACTACAGACCAGGAAATACATATACATCACCATCTCTAACTACAGGACATAGTGGTGAATATCAGTGTGCTGCTTCTCAGAAGATCCGTCCCAACGTTATAAGAGAAAGTAATAAAGTCTCTCTAAGTGTATCAG aaaaaccaAAGGCCCAACTGAGCAAAGACTCTGTAGGGGGACGTGTGACCCTGACCTGCTCTGTGgggtcttcatcatcatcatcatcaccatcatcatcatctggatGGAAGTACTTCTGGTACAGAGACGAGACAACGTCTAAACCTCTGAAACCAGGAgatgatgttctcctccagagtggaagcttctctccctctggtggaggaGTCTActggtgcagaggaggaagaggagacccaGTTTACTACACAGAGTACAGCCATCCAGTCG tCACAAACAGAGCTGTTGTGAAGCCCAACTGGCCTGAGATTTACTCTGGAGAGACGATCACTCTCACATGTGGaatagaggagggaggaggctctGAGTGGGAGTATGAATGGAGAACACCCGACTATTACACACCTCCAAACCCAAGAGGCTccgtgatgacatcatcagtcaGAGGAGACTACAGCTGTAAGGGCAGACTGAAAGATGGAGCCTCTACAACAGAATGGAGTGATGCTTTCACAGTAAAAACATCAG CAGAAAAACCAAAGGCCAAACTGAGAAAATACTCTCCTGTATGGGGACGTGTGACCCTGACCTGCTCTGTGGGgtcttcatcaccatcatcatcatcaccatcatcatcgtcatcatctgGATGGAAGTACTTCTGGTACAAAGACGAGAAAACCTCTGAACCTCTGAAACCAGGAGCTTATGTTCTCCTCCAGAGTGGAAGCatctctccctctggtggaggaGTCTActggtgcagaggaggaagaggagacccaGTTTACTACACAGAGTACAGCCATCCAGTCG tCACAAACAGAGCTGTTGTGACTCTACAACACGACTTGCCTGAGATTTACTCTGGAGAGACGATCACTCTCACATGTGGaataaaggagggaggaggctctGAGTGGGAGTATGAATGGAGAACACCCGACTATTACACACCTCAACACCCAAAAGGCTCCGTGATCACATATGCACAAACAGGAGACTACAGCTGTAAGGGCAGACTGAAAGATGGAGGCTCTACAACAGAATGGAGTGATGCTTTCACAGTAAAAACATCAG atgtccctcagcctgtcctcacagtgtctccatcatggacgagtcctggagactcagtgactctgacctgcagtgttgaacctccgtctgcaggatggaggttcttctggtatcAGGCTGTTCCAGAACTGTCACCCAACTACACCTATGAGCTTCTAGCTGGTAGcaccactgggactgaacaggattcctacattcttcatggacagacacacacagcaggatatgtgtgcagagctggaagaggagatcctgtgtttTACACTCTGTACAGTGAtgtgaagtttgtctggtctggag gtgtgaatccagcagcgtctctcacagtgagtcctcacagactgcagcacttcagcacagagtcactgtcactgagctgtgagggaaactctgctGAGTGGAGAGTGATGAAGGCTGATGAATCTGGCTTCATGTCATCCTGTTCTTACTGGGGACaaatgactggatccacatgcaacaccgacactagagcgagtagtggagtgtactggtgtgagtctgCAACACAGtccagcaatgcagccaacatcactacacaca gtggtgatgtcatcctgGTGAGTTCTGTCCATCCTGTGACTGAGGGACATTCGGTCACTCTTGGCTGCATGTTGAGGACAAAAGAACTTCTTGATAAAGTGGATttctataaaaatgacaaactccTCCCAAATGGTGTCGGAGGGGAGCTGCTTATCTCTGCAGTTACTAAGTCAGATGAAGGCTTTTATAAATGTAGAGGAAGGAATTCACCTCCAGGTTTGGAGACTTTGACCTCAGCAGAGAGCTGGTTGTCAGTGGAAC atcctgaagaagcagcatcaagctctgTGTTTCTCCTGCTGTTGGTGGTTGGTCTGGTTTCTGGAGTTTTACTGattattctcctgctgctgatTCTGTGTTGCTACAGAAAGTCAAAAG cttcaagcctcagcag GTCtcagaggaccaatcagagcccagCTACAGACCACATGATCAACCAGGGTGAAACTCCAGGCGGACATTACGCTTCTGCTCTTCATG GTGATTCTTGTCTCTATGAAACAATCGGAGGCTCTGAAGAAACTGAACAAG ATGAATCCAGCCTCACATATTCTATGATTGAGctcaaacactttaaaaagaagG AGAAGCACGATGAACCAGACGAGAGCCCCGTTTACTCGGATGTGAGGACGACATCAGCTGCAGGTACAGTCAACGCCAGCAGAGCTTCCTGCTGTTTAACAG ACGTGACGTATGCCCAGGTTCACCCCCCCACTAAGAAGAAGAGGAATGAAG GAAAATCcagatgtgcagcagcagaggaagctGTTTATTCTGAAGTCAAACCAGGAACATCTCGAG ATCAATAA
- the LOC120821276 gene encoding uncharacterized protein LOC120821276 isoform X13, with product MGRALFGALGLFLLNILLYCGHAQDALLHIEPNWSPLFTGEEVTFICDLKEVNNADWVYSFNLNDHWTNYRPGNTYTSPSLTTGHSGEYQCAASQKIRPNVIRESNKVSLSVSEKPKAQLSKDSVGGRVTLTCSVGSSSSSSSPSSSSGWKYFWYRDETTSKPLKPGDDVLLQSGSFSPSGGGVYWCRGGRGDPVYYTEYSHPVVTNRAVVKPNWPEIYSGETITLTCGIEEGGGSEWEYEWRTPDYYTPPNPRGSVMTSSVRGDYSCKGRLKDGASTTEWSDAFTVKTSDVPQPVLTVSPSWTSPGDSVTLTCSVEPPSAGWRFFWYQAVPELSPNYTYELLAGSTTGTEQDSYILHGQTHTAGYVCRAGRGDPVFYTLYSDVKFVWSGGVNPAASLTVSPHRLQHFSTESLSLSCEGNSAEWRVMKADESGFMSSCSYWGQMTGSTCNTDTRASSGVYWCESATQSSNAANITTHSGDVILVSSVHPVTEGHSVTLGCMLRTKELLDKVDFYKNDKLLPNGVGGELLISAVTKSDEGFYKCRGRNSPPGLETLTSAESWLSVEHPEEAASSSVFLLLLVVGLVSGVLLIILLLLILCCYRKSKASSLSRSQRTNQSPATDHMINQGETPGGHYASALHGDSCLYETIGGSEETEQDESSLTYSMIELKHFKKKEKHDEPDESPVYSDVRTTSAAGTVNASRASCCLTDVTYAQVHPPTKKKRNEGKSRCAAAEEAVYSEVKPGTSRDQ from the exons ATGGGACGCGCTTTGTTTGGTGCGTTGGGGCTTTTCT tGCTGAATATTCTCCTCTACTGTGGACACGCTCAAG atgctttgctgcatattgAGCCAAACTGGTCTCCTTTATTTACTGGAGAGGAAGTTACCTTCATATGTGACTTAAAGGAAGTAAACAACGCTGACTGGGTTTACTCATTCAATCTGAATGATCATTGGACCAACTACAGACCAGGAAATACATATACATCACCATCTCTAACTACAGGACATAGTGGTGAATATCAGTGTGCTGCTTCTCAGAAGATCCGTCCCAACGTTATAAGAGAAAGTAATAAAGTCTCTCTAAGTGTATCAG aaaaaccaAAGGCCCAACTGAGCAAAGACTCTGTAGGGGGACGTGTGACCCTGACCTGCTCTGTGgggtcttcatcatcatcatcatcaccatcatcatcatctggatGGAAGTACTTCTGGTACAGAGACGAGACAACGTCTAAACCTCTGAAACCAGGAgatgatgttctcctccagagtggaagcttctctccctctggtggaggaGTCTActggtgcagaggaggaagaggagacccaGTTTACTACACAGAGTACAGCCATCCAGTCG tCACAAACAGAGCTGTTGTGAAGCCCAACTGGCCTGAGATTTACTCTGGAGAGACGATCACTCTCACATGTGGaatagaggagggaggaggctctGAGTGGGAGTATGAATGGAGAACACCCGACTATTACACACCTCCAAACCCAAGAGGCTccgtgatgacatcatcagtcaGAGGAGACTACAGCTGTAAGGGCAGACTGAAAGATGGAGCCTCTACAACAGAATGGAGTGATGCTTTCACAGTAAAAACATCAG atgtccctcagcctgtcctcacagtgtctccatcatggacgagtcctggagactcagtgactctgacctgcagtgttgaacctccgtctgcaggatggaggttcttctggtatcAGGCTGTTCCAGAACTGTCACCCAACTACACCTATGAGCTTCTAGCTGGTAGcaccactgggactgaacaggattcctacattcttcatggacagacacacacagcaggatatgtgtgcagagctggaagaggagatcctgtgtttTACACTCTGTACAGTGAtgtgaagtttgtctggtctggag gtgtgaatccagcagcgtctctcacagtgagtcctcacagactgcagcacttcagcacagagtcactgtcactgagctgtgagggaaactctgctGAGTGGAGAGTGATGAAGGCTGATGAATCTGGCTTCATGTCATCCTGTTCTTACTGGGGACaaatgactggatccacatgcaacaccgacactagagcgagtagtggagtgtactggtgtgagtctgCAACACAGtccagcaatgcagccaacatcactacacaca gtggtgatgtcatcctgGTGAGTTCTGTCCATCCTGTGACTGAGGGACATTCGGTCACTCTTGGCTGCATGTTGAGGACAAAAGAACTTCTTGATAAAGTGGATttctataaaaatgacaaactccTCCCAAATGGTGTCGGAGGGGAGCTGCTTATCTCTGCAGTTACTAAGTCAGATGAAGGCTTTTATAAATGTAGAGGAAGGAATTCACCTCCAGGTTTGGAGACTTTGACCTCAGCAGAGAGCTGGTTGTCAGTGGAAC atcctgaagaagcagcatcaagctctgTGTTTCTCCTGCTGTTGGTGGTTGGTCTGGTTTCTGGAGTTTTACTGattattctcctgctgctgatTCTGTGTTGCTACAGAAAGTCAAAAG cttcaagcctcagcag GTCtcagaggaccaatcagagcccagCTACAGACCACATGATCAACCAGGGTGAAACTCCAGGCGGACATTACGCTTCTGCTCTTCATG GTGATTCTTGTCTCTATGAAACAATCGGAGGCTCTGAAGAAACTGAACAAG ATGAATCCAGCCTCACATATTCTATGATTGAGctcaaacactttaaaaagaagG AGAAGCACGATGAACCAGACGAGAGCCCCGTTTACTCGGATGTGAGGACGACATCAGCTGCAGGTACAGTCAACGCCAGCAGAGCTTCCTGCTGTTTAACAG ACGTGACGTATGCCCAGGTTCACCCCCCCACTAAGAAGAAGAGGAATGAAG GAAAATCcagatgtgcagcagcagaggaagctGTTTATTCTGAAGTCAAACCAGGAACATCTCGAG ATCAATAA